A region from the Triticum aestivum cultivar Chinese Spring chromosome 3D, IWGSC CS RefSeq v2.1, whole genome shotgun sequence genome encodes:
- the LOC123079504 gene encoding probable LRR receptor-like serine/threonine-protein kinase At2g28960, producing MPLACNALQKSKSAMAIISSASTKLTWILAPLLVLATATIRVHGQPPSTSGFISLDCGNRNTTPYTDSSIRGIQHQSDVGFVEGGLTHQIAAVYMAGAPYESQKTLRSFPNGSRNCYTLPSTPGKKLVRALFTYGDYDGLNRTMDGSPFLFGLHIGANFWEAVNLTSWDPSSTIWKEVLTVAPGGSVSVCLINFGTGTPFVSALELRPLQDSMYPFVNSSVSISYFRRIRFGQATDFITRYPLDPYDRFWEGWSFSYNTYPWMTLNTSSPVRRLPGDNTFQVPEGILQQASTLDTNYSFFEINVAVGPNLDAKNLQLLPIFHFAEINISNQNRRFDIYSDNDLLFPDFSPSRFQADSMHENGQFLHNPTATFLLNKTRSSRLPPLINAFEVYSLVRMDNLTTDADDVNYMKEVKKHYNLARINWNGDPCSPREYSWEGLTCDYSKRNQNPRIVAVDLSTSGLKGGLVISFMNMASLENLDLSHNNLTGAIPDYQIKSLKVLDLSYNQLDGPIPNSILQRSQAGLLDLRLEGNPVCSKVKDTYCSNKKNTKSTMLIAVIVPVVLVSLLVVMCILWKLCWKGKSGDNEDYAMYEEETPLHIDIRRFTYADLKHITNDFKQIVGKGGFGTVYHGTMENGDEVAVKVLMETSIAESTDFLPEVQTLSKVHHKNLVTLQGYCQNTKCLALVYDFMPRGNLQQLLREGDDYNLTWEQRLHIALDSAQGLEYLHESCTPSIVHRDVKTANILLDKNLVGIIADFGLSRAFNDAHTHISTVAAGTLGYLDPEYHATFQLTIKTDVYSFGIVLLEIITGKPPVLMDPHTYHLPNWVRQKIAKGSIQDIVDKRLLDQYDANSLQSVVDLAMNCVESAAIDRPSMTEVVSRLKVLLPTTPSQKQYASPSSTKSMNDEMRKQFQLLISGEVNEESSSSFQSGYTSRMTQLIPLSGR from the exons ATGCCTCTCGCTTGCAACGCCTTGCAAAAATCCAAGAGTGCCATGGCGATCATCAGCTCGGCGAGTACAAAACTGACATGGATCCTGGCACCGCTGCTCGTCCTGGCCACAGCGACGATTCGAGTCCATGGCCAGCCTCCTTCTACCTCTG GGTTCATAAGCCTCGACTGTGGAAACAGAAACACTACTCCCTACACCGACAGCAGCATACGAGGAATACAGCACCAGTCCGACGTTGGATTCGTCGAGGGCGGTTTGACCCACCAAATAGCAGCAGTGTACATGGCTGGTGCCCCATATGAGAGCCAAAAAACCTTGAGGAGCTTCCCCAACGGCTCAAGGAATTGCTACACACTGCCATCCACCCCTGGTAAAAAGCTGGTGAGGGCCTTGTTTACTTACGGCGACTACGACGGGTTGAACCGGACCATGGACGGGTCACCATTTTTATTTGGGCTCCATATCGGCGCCAATTTCTGGGAGGCGGTAAACTTGACAAGTTGGGATCCATCAAGCACAATATGGAAGGAGGTGCTCACCGTTGCTCCGGGCGGCTCGGTGTCGGTCTGTCTGATAAACTTCGGTACAGGGACTCCATTCGTGTCTGCGTTGGAGCTGAGGCCACTGCAAGATTCAATGTACCCTTTTGTGAATTCTTCGGTGTCAATCAGCTACTTTCGCCGGATCAGATTTGGTCAAGCCACTGACTTCATCACAAG ATATCCATTGGACCCTTACGACCGGTTCTGGGAGGGCTGGTCTTTCTCCTATAACACCTACCCCTGGATGACTCTAAACACTAGCAGTCCAGTGAGGAGGCTACCCGGCGACAACACCTTCCAGGTACCAGAGGGCATCCTCCAGCAGGCCAGCACCCTAGACACAAACTACTCCTTCTTCGAGATCAATGTGGCAGTGGGTCCCAACCTGGACGCCAAGAACCTGCAGCTTCTCCCGATCTTCCACTTTGCCGAGATCAACATCAGCAACCAGAACAGGAGGTTCGACATCTACAGCGACAATGACTTGCTGTTTCCAGACTTCTCGCCGTCAAGATTCCAGGCGGACAGCATGCACGAGAACGGGCAGTTCTTGCACAACCCTACTGCAACCTTCCTGCTGAACAAGACACGCAGCTCAAGGCTCCCGCCGCTCATCAATGCGTTCGAGGTGTACTCGCTGGTGCGGATGGATAACCTCACCACTGACGCCGACGATG TCAATTACATGAAAGAAGTCAAGAAACACTACAATTTGGCGCGGATAAACTGGAATGGAGATCCATGCTCCCCAAGAGAATATTCCTGGGAAGGTTTGACTTGCGACTACTCTAAGAGAAACCAGAATCCAAGGATTGTTGCAGT AGATCTGTCTACTAGTGGACTGAAAGGTGGATTAGTCATATCATTCATGAACATGGCATCACTGGAGAACTT GGATTTATCACACAACAATTTGACAGGAGCTATTCCAGACTACCAAATAAAGTCACTTAAAGTTCT CGATTTGTCATATAACCAGCTCGATGGACCAATCCCTAATTCTATTCTTCAAAGATCTCAGGCCGGTCTGCTTGACTTAAG GTTAGAAGGCAATCCCGTATGCTCAAAAGTCAAAGATACGTACTGTTCAAATAAGAAGAACACCAAATCTACCATGCTCATCGCAGTGATAGTTCCTGTAGTACTGGTATCCCTCCTAGTAGTGATGTGCATACTCTGGAAACTGTGCTGGAAAG GGAAGTCAGGAGACAATGAGGATTATGCTATGTATGAAGAGGAAACACCCCTACATATTGATATCAGACGGTTCACGTACGCAGACCTGAAACACATAACAAACGACTTCAAACAAATCGTTGGAAAAGGAGGTTTTGGTACTGTTTACCATGGCACAATGGAAAATGGTGATGAAGTAGCTGTTAAGGTGCTTATGGAGACATCAATAGCGGAGTCAACAGATTTCCTCCCTGAG GTGCAAACCTTGTCCAAAGTTCATCACAAGAATCTCGTGACTCTACAAGGATATTGCCAGAACACGAAGTGCCTAGCCCTCGTTTATGACTTCATGCCCAGAGGAAATCTTCAACAGCTTTTAAGAGAAG GAGATGACTACAATTTGACTTGGGAACAGCGACTTCATATTGCACTTGATTCGGCACAAG GACTGGAATATCTACATGAGTCATGCACCCCATCAATAGTTCACAGAGATGTCAAGACAGCCAACATCCTTCTGGACAAGAACCTGGTGGGGATAATAGCTGATTTTGGGCTTTCGCGGGCTTTCAATGATGCGCACACACATATATCTACAGTTGCTGCTGGCACTCTCGGCTACCTCGACCCtgagtaccatgcaactttccagctCACCATCAAGACAGACGTTTACAGCTTCGGCATCGTGCTCTTGGAGATCATCACTGGCAAGCCCCCGGTATTGATGGACCCTCACACCTACCACCTACCAAACTGGGTACGCCAAAAGATTGCAAAAGGCAGTATTCAAGATATCGTGGACAAGAGGCTGTTGGATCAGTACGACGCCAATTCCCTGCAGAGCGTGGTGGACCTTGCCATGAACTGCGTGGAGAGTGCAGCCATCGACAGGCCGAGCATGACCGAGGTTGTGTCAAGGCTAAAAGTGTTGTTGCCAACGACTCCAAGCCAGAAACAGTATGCTTCCCCGTCCTCCACGAAGTCCATGAATGATGAAATGCGAAAGCAGTTCCAGCTGTTGATTTCTGGAGAGGTCAACGAGGAGAGCTCCAGCTCCTTCCAGTCTGGCTATACCAGTCGGATGACACAACTGATCCCCTTATCTGGACGGTGA